A stretch of the Lolium perenne isolate Kyuss_39 chromosome 3, Kyuss_2.0, whole genome shotgun sequence genome encodes the following:
- the LOC127321201 gene encoding gibberellin 2-beta-dioxygenase 3-like: MVVLAKAELEQIALPAAQPPLADVRAVDLSAAPGPDRAAAARTLVAACEEQGFFRVTGHGVPQELVRAVEVAAAGFFALPQAEKEGATGEPVGYGCKQIGDGGDLGWIEYLLLCLTSAGTVPAASFPFSTLPCAAAAAAAASLSEPCSPLRELLEEYAAAVRRVACGLLELMAEGLGIEPADAISRLVADPESDNMLRVNHYPPAPRPEQQAGRLLTGFGEHTDPQIISVLRSNGTTGLEIAGRDGAWASVPPDADSFFINVGDALQVLTNGRFRSVKHRVVVSSERSRVSMIFLGGPPPGARLAPLPQLLGDGGGRSRYREFTGAGSSTTASAPSRTSRLYRPV; encoded by the exons ATGGTGGTCCTCGCCAAGGCCGAGCTCGAGCAGATTGCCCTCCCGGCGGCGCAGCCGCCGCTGGCTGATGTCCGGGCCGTGGACCTGTCCGCCGCGCCGGGACCCGATCGTGCCGCCGCGGCGCGCACGCTGGTTGCTGCATGCGAGGAGCAGGGCTTCTTCAGGGTGACGGGCCACGGCGTGCCGCAGGAGCTGGTGCGCGCCGTGGAGGTGGCCGCGGCGGGGTTCTTCGCCCTGCCGCAGGCCGAGAAGGAGGGTGCCACGGGGGAGCCGGTCGGGTACGGCTGCAAGCagatcggcgacggcggcgacctcggGTGGATCGAGTACCTGCTCCTCTGCCTCACCTCTGCCGGGACCGTGCCGGCCGCTTCGTTCCCTTTCTCGACATTGCCGTGCGCGGctgcggcggccgccgccgcgtcgTTGTCCGAGCCCTGTAGCCCCCTACG GGAGCTGCTGGAGGAGTACGCGGCGGCGGTGCGGCGGGTGGCGTGCGGGCTGCTGGAGCTGATGGCGGAGGGGCTCGGGATTGAGCCGGCGGACGCGATCTCCCGGCTGGTGGCGGACCCGGAGAGCGACAACATGCTCCGGGTGAACCACTACCCGCCGGCCCCGCGGCCGGAGCAGCAGGCGGGGAGGCTGCTGACGGGGTTCGGCGAGCACACGGACCCGCAAATCATCTCCGTGCTCCGCTCCAACGGCACCACCGGGCTCGAGATCGCGGGGCGCGACGGCGCTTGGGCCTCCGTGCCGCCCGACGCCGACTCCTTCTTCATCAACGTCGGCGACGCCCTCCAG GTGTTGACGAACGGGAGGTTCAGGAGCGTGAAGCACAGAGTGGTGGTGAGCAGCGAGAGGTCCAGGGTGTCCATGATCTTCTTGGGCGGCCCGCCGCCCGGCGCAAGGCTGGCGCCGCTGCCGCAGCTGCTGGGGGACGGCGGCGGCCGGAGCCGGTACAGGGAGTTCACAGGGGCAGGCTCGTCGACGACCGCCTCCGCCCCTTCGAGAACTAGCCGCCTCTACCGGCCAGTCTGA